Proteins from a genomic interval of Bradyrhizobium sp. CCGB01:
- the miaA gene encoding tRNA (adenosine(37)-N6)-dimethylallyltransferase MiaA, giving the protein MNEGHPIKAVLIAGPTASGKSALALELALSAGGIVINADSMQVYRDLRIITARPTHGEEARAPHRLYGHVDAAVNFSAGAWVADAAKALEEAKAEGRLPIFIGGTGLYFKALTAGLSVVPPIPAEIREGVRARLERNGVEALHEELARRDPRAAERLNLRDRTRIARALEVIEATGRSLLDWHHEGQPPLLPKDSFRAVFLAPERDELYARIDARFDAMLGGGALKEVERLAARQLDPLLPAMKAHGVPALIRHLRGELSLEDAAMIGRADTRHYAKRQFTWFRHQLPDFEWVKLEEARGWLAAAVSAARDPG; this is encoded by the coding sequence GTGAACGAGGGGCATCCGATCAAGGCCGTGCTTATCGCAGGCCCGACCGCCAGCGGCAAGTCGGCGCTGGCGCTGGAGCTTGCGCTGAGCGCGGGCGGAATCGTCATCAATGCCGATTCCATGCAGGTCTATCGTGACCTCCGCATCATCACCGCGCGCCCCACACATGGCGAGGAAGCGCGCGCGCCGCACCGTCTCTACGGCCACGTCGATGCGGCCGTGAACTTCTCGGCCGGCGCCTGGGTGGCCGACGCGGCGAAGGCGCTGGAAGAGGCGAAAGCCGAAGGCCGCTTGCCGATCTTCATCGGCGGCACGGGGCTTTATTTCAAGGCGCTGACGGCGGGCCTCAGCGTGGTACCGCCAATTCCTGCGGAAATACGCGAGGGCGTGCGCGCGCGGCTGGAGCGGAATGGCGTCGAGGCGCTGCACGAGGAACTCGCGCGCCGCGATCCGCGCGCCGCCGAACGATTGAACCTGCGTGACCGCACCCGGATCGCGCGCGCGCTCGAAGTGATCGAAGCGACGGGCCGTTCGCTGCTCGACTGGCACCACGAAGGCCAGCCTCCGCTGCTGCCGAAAGACAGTTTTCGCGCGGTGTTTCTCGCGCCCGAACGTGACGAGCTCTATGCCCGCATTGATGCGCGTTTCGACGCCATGCTCGGTGGCGGGGCGCTGAAGGAGGTCGAGCGGCTTGCCGCCCGTCAGCTCGATCCGCTGCTGCCGGCCATGAAGGCCCATGGCGTGCCGGCGCTGATCCGGCACCTGCGGGGCGAACTCAGTCTGGAGGACGCCGCCATGATCGGCCGGGCCGATACCCGCCACTATGCCAAGCGCCAATTCACCTGGTTCCGGCATCAATTGCCCGATTTCGAATGGGTGAAGCTGGAGGAGGCGAGGGGCTGGCTGGCCGCAGCCGTTAGCGCGGCCCGGGACCCCGGCTGA
- the serB gene encoding phosphoserine phosphatase SerB produces the protein MSLVATLICNPDNPALDSTIVDGARAVLPHAAPAHWLFDGVAVDIPFGAQDNLEGDRHAIEQRLRELRGDLPIDIVVQPVGFRRKKLFLADMDSTMIGQECIDELADLVGMKAHVAAITERAMRGEIEFEPALRERVALLKDLPAGVVDEVLAKRITLTPGGRELVATMRAHGAYTCLVSGGFTLFTSAVAARIGFQENRANELVVRDGKFTGEVKEPILGRAAKLATLVDLMESFDLDDIDSVVVGDGANDLAMIQAAGLGVAYHAKPAVAAAAAARIDHGDLTALLYAQGYRRDEFVEA, from the coding sequence ATGTCCCTCGTCGCCACGCTGATCTGTAATCCTGACAATCCCGCGCTCGACTCTACCATTGTCGACGGCGCCCGCGCCGTGCTGCCCCACGCAGCGCCGGCGCACTGGCTGTTCGACGGCGTTGCGGTCGACATCCCCTTCGGCGCGCAGGATAACCTCGAAGGCGACCGTCACGCCATCGAACAGCGGTTGCGCGAGCTTCGCGGCGATCTCCCCATCGACATCGTGGTGCAGCCAGTCGGATTCCGGCGCAAGAAGCTCTTTCTCGCCGACATGGATTCCACCATGATCGGCCAGGAATGCATCGACGAGCTCGCCGATCTCGTCGGGATGAAGGCCCACGTGGCCGCCATCACCGAACGCGCGATGCGCGGCGAGATCGAGTTCGAGCCGGCGCTGCGCGAGCGCGTCGCACTTCTGAAGGACCTTCCTGCCGGCGTGGTCGACGAGGTGCTGGCCAAGCGCATCACATTGACCCCGGGCGGCCGCGAGCTGGTCGCGACCATGCGCGCGCACGGCGCCTATACCTGTCTGGTCTCCGGCGGCTTCACCCTGTTCACGAGCGCGGTCGCGGCCAGGATCGGCTTCCAGGAGAATCGCGCCAACGAGCTCGTCGTGCGCGACGGCAAATTCACCGGCGAGGTGAAGGAGCCGATTTTGGGGCGCGCGGCCAAGCTCGCGACGCTGGTGGATTTGATGGAGTCGTTCGATCTCGACGACATCGACTCCGTCGTGGTCGGCGATGGCGCCAACGATCTCGCGATGATCCAGGCGGCGGGGCTGGGCGTGGCGTATCACGCCAAGCCTGCGGTCGCGGCCGCGGCTGCCGCGCGGATCGACCATGGCGATCTCACCGCGCTGCTCTATGCCCAAGGGTATCGGCGCGACGAGTTCGTGGAGGCGTAG
- a CDS encoding Do family serine endopeptidase, giving the protein MTAATIAPTRLRLGLAALAVSAFSAFATPAFARGPDGIADVAEKVIDAVVNISTSQTVEAKGGGSNTMPQLAPGSPFEEFFDDFFKNRRGPGGGSKGGERGDNPPRKTNSLGSGFIIDTAGVVVTNNHVIADADEINVILNDGTKIKAELVGVDKKTDLAVLKFKPPKPLVAVKFGDSDKLRLGDWVVAIGNPFSLGGTVTAGIVSAKNRDISSGPYDSYIQTDASINRGNSGGPLFNLDGDVIGVNTLIISPSGGSIGIGFAVPSKTVVAVVDQLRQFGELRRGWLGVRIQSVTDEIAESLNIKPARGALVAGVDDKGPAKPAGIEPGDVVVKFDGKDVKDPKDLSRVVADTAVGKEVDVVIIRKGQEETKKVTLGRLQDPDKVQAAVKTDEPAPEKPVTQKALGLDLAALSKDLRTRYKIKDSVKGVVVTNVDANSDAAEKRLSAGDVIVEVAQESVSSGADIQKRVDQLKKDGKKSVLLLVSNADGELRFVALSVQ; this is encoded by the coding sequence ATGACCGCTGCCACCATTGCCCCGACCCGCTTGCGCTTAGGGCTGGCCGCGCTCGCCGTCAGTGCATTCAGCGCGTTCGCCACACCGGCCTTTGCGCGCGGACCTGACGGCATCGCCGACGTCGCCGAGAAGGTGATCGACGCTGTCGTCAACATCTCGACCTCGCAGACCGTCGAAGCCAAGGGCGGCGGCAGCAACACCATGCCGCAACTGGCGCCCGGTTCGCCCTTCGAGGAGTTCTTCGACGACTTCTTCAAGAACCGCAGGGGTCCCGGCGGCGGCAGCAAGGGCGGCGAGCGTGGCGACAACCCGCCGCGCAAGACCAACTCGCTCGGCTCCGGCTTCATCATCGACACCGCGGGTGTCGTCGTCACCAACAACCACGTCATCGCGGATGCCGACGAGATCAACGTCATCCTCAACGACGGCACCAAGATCAAGGCCGAGCTGGTCGGCGTCGACAAGAAGACCGACCTTGCCGTGCTGAAGTTCAAGCCGCCGAAGCCGCTGGTCGCCGTCAAGTTCGGCGACTCCGACAAGCTGCGCCTCGGCGACTGGGTGGTCGCGATCGGCAATCCTTTCAGCCTCGGCGGCACGGTGACGGCCGGTATCGTCTCGGCCAAGAACCGCGACATCTCCTCGGGGCCGTATGACAGCTATATCCAGACCGACGCCTCCATCAACCGCGGCAATTCCGGCGGTCCGCTGTTCAACCTCGATGGCGACGTCATCGGCGTCAACACGCTGATCATCTCTCCCTCCGGCGGTTCGATCGGCATCGGCTTTGCCGTGCCCTCAAAGACGGTTGTCGCCGTGGTCGACCAGCTCCGCCAGTTCGGCGAACTGCGCCGCGGCTGGCTGGGCGTACGCATCCAGAGCGTCACCGACGAGATCGCCGAGAGCCTCAACATCAAGCCCGCGCGCGGCGCGCTGGTCGCCGGCGTCGACGACAAGGGCCCGGCCAAGCCCGCCGGCATCGAGCCCGGCGACGTCGTCGTCAAATTCGACGGCAAGGACGTCAAGGACCCCAAGGATCTCTCCCGCGTCGTCGCCGACACGGCGGTCGGCAAGGAAGTCGACGTCGTCATCATCCGCAAGGGCCAGGAGGAGACCAAGAAGGTCACGCTTGGCCGTCTCCAGGATCCCGACAAGGTGCAGGCCGCGGTGAAGACCGACGAGCCCGCGCCCGAGAAGCCGGTGACGCAGAAGGCGCTCGGTCTCGATCTTGCGGCGCTCAGCAAGGATTTGCGCACGCGCTACAAGATCAAGGACAGCGTCAAGGGCGTGGTCGTCACCAATGTCGACGCCAATTCGGACGCTGCCGAGAAGCGCCTCTCCGCCGGCGACGTCATCGTCGAGGTGGCGCAGGAGTCCGTCTCCAGCGGCGCCGACATCCAGAAGCGGGTCGACCAGCTCAAGAAGGACGGCAAGAAGTCCGTGCTGCTGCTGGTCTCCAACGCCGACGGCGAGCTGCGCTTCGTGGCGCTGAGCGTGCAATAA